A genome region from Cloacibacillus sp. includes the following:
- a CDS encoding sodium-dependent transporter, with protein sequence MSAESKRDGFSSTLAALMVALGSAVGLGNIWKFPYMTGTGGGGAFLVIYLFFVFCVAVPIMISEFVIGRRSRMNAVGAFKKLTGNARTPWAGIGFMGALSAYLIMFFYSCVAGWVYCYTFKAATGAFTNITKEGAGALFAQTIGVGGASQSFFSWTVLAPIFWQVIVLVVVGTIISMGVSRGIERAIKVMMPALFLLLIICVIRALTLPGAGEGLRFLFHVDFAQVTPAVVLGAMGLAFFKLSLGMGTMITYGSYFTSDADLSISPLKIAIADICVSMLAGLAIFPTVFSFGVEPGAGPGLLFITIPLVFSQMPFGQVLLFAFFLLTAFAANGAMLSLVEVPTMWMAEEFNMPRKKAAIINCVLIGAVGVLAAGSADGSGYFGGLTFFGKGFFDLFDYISSNLTMPIGGILIAIFTGYILKPKDFFAELTNNGMLPNQNRVNFIRVLLRYVTPVLVLIIFLNALGIVKF encoded by the coding sequence ATGTCTGCTGAGAGCAAACGAGATGGTTTCAGTTCAACTTTAGCGGCTCTGATGGTTGCGCTGGGTTCCGCTGTCGGACTAGGGAATATATGGAAATTCCCGTATATGACCGGCACCGGAGGCGGCGGCGCGTTTTTGGTGATTTATCTGTTCTTCGTCTTCTGCGTGGCGGTGCCTATCATGATAAGCGAATTCGTCATTGGACGCCGTTCGCGCATGAACGCCGTAGGCGCCTTTAAAAAGCTCACAGGAAACGCGCGCACTCCGTGGGCCGGTATCGGCTTTATGGGCGCGCTCTCCGCATATCTCATCATGTTCTTCTACAGCTGCGTCGCGGGCTGGGTCTACTGCTACACCTTCAAGGCGGCTACTGGCGCTTTCACGAACATCACAAAGGAGGGCGCGGGCGCTCTCTTCGCGCAGACTATCGGCGTAGGCGGAGCGAGTCAGTCCTTCTTCTCATGGACGGTGCTCGCCCCGATATTCTGGCAGGTCATAGTGCTTGTGGTTGTCGGGACGATAATTTCAATGGGCGTCTCCAGAGGCATTGAACGCGCGATAAAGGTCATGATGCCGGCGCTATTTTTGCTGCTCATCATCTGCGTCATACGTGCGCTGACGCTTCCGGGCGCGGGCGAAGGCCTCCGCTTCCTCTTCCACGTCGATTTCGCGCAGGTGACGCCGGCCGTCGTGCTAGGCGCTATGGGGCTTGCCTTCTTTAAGCTTTCGCTCGGAATGGGCACGATGATCACCTACGGCTCATACTTCACCTCAGACGCCGACCTTTCGATATCGCCGCTTAAGATAGCGATCGCGGACATCTGCGTCTCAATGCTCGCAGGCCTCGCCATTTTCCCGACGGTCTTTTCCTTCGGCGTAGAGCCTGGCGCCGGCCCCGGTCTGCTTTTCATCACCATCCCGCTCGTCTTCTCGCAGATGCCTTTCGGACAGGTGCTGCTTTTCGCCTTCTTCCTGCTGACGGCCTTTGCCGCAAACGGAGCGATGCTCTCTCTCGTCGAGGTGCCGACCATGTGGATGGCCGAAGAATTTAACATGCCGCGCAAAAAGGCCGCCATCATCAACTGCGTGCTTATAGGCGCGGTCGGCGTGCTTGCCGCGGGTTCGGCCGACGGCAGCGGTTATTTCGGCGGGCTCACCTTCTTTGGCAAGGGCTTCTTCGACCTCTTTGACTATATCTCGTCAAACCTCACGATGCCCATCGGCGGCATCCTTATCGCTATCTTCACCGGCTATATCCTGAAGCCGAAAGATTTCTTCGCGGAACTGACGAACAACGGGATGCTCCCCAACCAGAACAGGGTAAACTTCATCCGCGTGCTGCTTCGCTATGTGACGCCCGTGCTCGTTTTGATAATCTTCCTCAACGCGCTCGGCATCGTCAAGTTCTAA
- a CDS encoding alanine/ornithine racemase family PLP-dependent enzyme gives MGSEEIKGVKYPLLRVRLDKIRENAAALTAECAAHGIALWGISKGISAFPEAARAFVDGGIRVIGDSRLDNIRKMKEAGVKADFALIRIPMRSELEELAELCDYTLISDIGTMELLASICEKKKKTVKCVVMMDMGDLREGFWFKEAERAAFEMPKFDGYMKIAGVGANFSCASGVQPTMENLQTLAGCGEALEKALGVSLEIYSGGGTCSFLQMRRGQMPSGINNLRIGEAMLLGRDTAFGVTLDGLNQDTMQLEAELVEVRTKPTLPVGEIGHDAFGNIPVFEDRGDRRRGILAVGKQDVNIAGLAPLDAGVHIITASSDHLLVDIEERPELKVGDVLRFRPDYTAMLSSSTSPYVAKIFE, from the coding sequence ATGGGAAGCGAAGAAATCAAAGGTGTAAAATATCCGCTCCTTCGCGTGCGGCTTGATAAAATAAGAGAAAACGCGGCGGCGCTCACGGCAGAGTGCGCGGCGCACGGGATAGCTCTGTGGGGCATCTCAAAGGGTATATCGGCCTTCCCGGAGGCGGCGCGCGCCTTTGTGGACGGCGGCATACGCGTCATCGGAGACAGCCGGCTCGACAACATCAGGAAGATGAAAGAGGCCGGCGTGAAAGCGGACTTTGCGCTCATCCGCATACCGATGCGCTCGGAGCTGGAAGAGCTTGCGGAGCTTTGCGACTACACGCTCATCTCTGACATCGGCACTATGGAGCTGCTTGCTTCGATATGCGAAAAAAAGAAAAAAACGGTAAAATGCGTCGTGATGATGGATATGGGCGACCTTCGCGAAGGCTTTTGGTTCAAAGAGGCGGAGCGCGCGGCATTTGAGATGCCGAAATTTGACGGCTATATGAAAATAGCGGGCGTCGGCGCGAACTTCTCCTGCGCAAGCGGCGTGCAGCCCACGATGGAAAACTTACAGACGCTTGCCGGCTGCGGCGAGGCGCTTGAAAAGGCGCTTGGTGTTTCGCTTGAAATATATTCAGGCGGCGGCACCTGTTCATTCCTTCAGATGAGACGCGGACAGATGCCATCTGGGATAAACAACCTGAGGATAGGCGAGGCGATGCTCCTTGGCCGAGACACCGCCTTCGGCGTGACGCTGGACGGGCTGAATCAGGATACGATGCAGCTAGAGGCGGAGCTTGTCGAGGTGCGCACGAAGCCGACGCTTCCGGTTGGGGAGATAGGGCACGACGCCTTTGGAAACATTCCCGTCTTTGAGGACAGGGGAGACCGCAGACGCGGGATACTGGCCGTGGGCAAACAGGATGTGAATATCGCGGGACTTGCGCCGCTTGACGCCGGCGTGCATATAATAACCGCCTCAAGCGACCACCTGCTGGTTGACATAGAGGAGCGCCCAGAGCTGAAAGTGGGCGACGTTCTGCGCTTCAGGCCGGATTACACGGCGATGCTTTCGTCGTCGACCTCGCCGTATGTCGCTAAAATATTTGAATAG
- a CDS encoding threonine/serine dehydratase, with translation MAELPIDPCITDVVKAYKFLKERVRRTPTAYSHALSEHAGAPVFLKLENQQLCGSFKVRGALYKMNSLTQEERAKGVVTCSSGNHGQGVAIAAKELKIPVKIFVPRDCPETKKNSIMWRGGDFVELVVTEGDYDFAEAASHKYAAEHDVTYVSSFEDATVIAGQGTAGFEMFMDEPDIELLLIPAGGGGLMNGVSIAAKALAPNVEIWGVQSEASDPWVKSWDDGVVKEVVYSETLADGLAGYIPQSLLTLAKKRVKGILEITEKELAEAIAFMHREEHLVVEGAGAVGIAALLTGKAPVNGRKTGVVVSGGNIDEKKLMKILAAH, from the coding sequence GTGGCGGAACTTCCAATCGATCCCTGCATCACAGATGTCGTAAAGGCATATAAATTTTTAAAAGAGAGAGTGCGGCGCACGCCGACCGCCTATTCCCACGCGCTCTCAGAACACGCAGGCGCGCCGGTATTCCTCAAGTTGGAGAACCAGCAGCTCTGCGGCTCTTTCAAAGTTCGCGGCGCTCTCTACAAAATGAATTCGCTGACGCAGGAGGAGCGCGCAAAGGGCGTAGTCACCTGTTCAAGCGGCAACCACGGACAGGGGGTGGCGATAGCGGCAAAAGAGCTGAAGATCCCCGTAAAAATATTTGTTCCGCGCGACTGCCCGGAGACGAAGAAAAATTCCATCATGTGGCGCGGCGGCGACTTTGTTGAGCTGGTGGTGACGGAGGGCGACTATGACTTCGCGGAGGCGGCCTCGCACAAGTATGCCGCGGAGCACGACGTAACCTACGTCTCCTCGTTTGAAGACGCGACCGTCATAGCGGGACAGGGAACGGCGGGCTTTGAAATGTTCATGGACGAGCCTGACATCGAACTGCTGCTTATCCCCGCTGGCGGCGGCGGCCTTATGAACGGCGTCTCCATCGCGGCGAAGGCGCTTGCCCCAAACGTCGAAATATGGGGAGTGCAGTCCGAGGCCTCCGACCCGTGGGTGAAATCCTGGGACGACGGCGTCGTAAAAGAGGTCGTCTACTCCGAAACGCTGGCCGACGGACTTGCGGGCTACATACCGCAAAGCCTTCTCACCCTCGCGAAAAAACGCGTCAAGGGGATACTTGAAATAACCGAAAAAGAGCTGGCGGAGGCGATAGCCTTCATGCACCGCGAAGAACACCTCGTAGTCGAGGGCGCGGGCGCCGTAGGCATTGCGGCGCTTCTTACCGGAAAAGCTCCCGTAAACGGGCGCAAGACGGGCGTAGTAGTCTCCGGCGGCAACATAGACGAAAAAAAACTGATGAAAATTTTAGCGGCGCACTAA
- a CDS encoding TIGR02757 family protein translates to MKPLEERAARIASRDIFEKIYDDYNKRIYVSPDPLQFLYDYDESADREAVGLIASGLAYGKVAQILKSVKRVLGVLGPSPSEYLKNSGLEDHKKALGSFVHRFTDCMEMSLFLDAAGSLLRRYGSLERLFVAGYDGDIQHGMENFSAAFNDAMNRENIFLLPRPSKGSACKRMALYLRWMVRRDDVDPGGWSCLSPAELLIPLDTHMFNISSTLGLCSSKSANGRTAAEITARFSEISPDDPVKYDFALTRYGIREEMSVEELFAKWAQK, encoded by the coding sequence TTGAAGCCGCTTGAAGAACGCGCGGCGCGCATAGCAAGCCGCGATATATTTGAAAAAATCTACGACGACTACAACAAGCGGATCTACGTTTCTCCCGATCCGCTTCAATTTTTGTATGATTACGACGAAAGCGCGGACAGGGAGGCGGTCGGCCTCATAGCTTCAGGGCTGGCCTACGGCAAGGTGGCGCAGATATTAAAGAGCGTAAAGCGCGTGCTCGGCGTCCTTGGCCCCTCTCCTTCGGAGTACCTGAAAAACAGCGGCCTTGAAGACCATAAAAAGGCGCTTGGTTCGTTCGTCCACCGCTTCACGGACTGCATGGAGATGTCGCTGTTTCTTGACGCGGCAGGTTCCCTGCTTAGGCGGTACGGCTCTTTGGAGCGGCTTTTTGTCGCGGGCTACGACGGCGACATACAGCATGGCATGGAAAATTTTTCGGCCGCCTTCAACGACGCGATGAACAGGGAAAATATTTTCCTGCTGCCGCGTCCGTCGAAGGGAAGCGCCTGCAAACGCATGGCGCTCTACCTGCGCTGGATGGTGCGGCGCGACGACGTGGACCCGGGCGGCTGGAGCTGCCTTTCTCCCGCGGAGCTGCTCATCCCGCTTGACACGCACATGTTCAATATCTCCTCCACGCTCGGCCTCTGTTCCTCAAAGAGCGCAAACGGCAGGACGGCGGCGGAGATAACGGCGCGTTTTTCTGAAATATCGCCGGACGACCCCGTGAAATATGATTTCGCGCTCACCCGCTACGGCATCCGCGAGGAGATGTCCGTAGAGGAGCTATTTGCGAAGTGGGCGCAAAAATAA
- a CDS encoding flavin reductase family protein — MAEIDMKALFSLTYGMYIVSTDLKGRLNGQIANTVMQITAEPICVATCLNKANLTTGMIMDSGVFSVSVLEQDVPMTFIGQFGFKSGRDIDKFANVKFERGATGAPLIEDWTIAAFDAEVEKVVEMPSHIMFVGRVISAKYFKEAIPLTYADYHSLKKGKSPKTAPTFGFNAVK, encoded by the coding sequence ATGGCAGAGATAGATATGAAGGCGCTCTTTTCGCTCACCTACGGAATGTATATCGTAAGCACGGACTTAAAGGGCAGGCTCAACGGGCAGATAGCCAACACAGTCATGCAGATAACGGCGGAACCGATATGCGTCGCCACCTGTCTGAACAAGGCGAACCTCACGACCGGCATGATAATGGACAGCGGAGTTTTTTCCGTCTCCGTTCTTGAGCAGGATGTCCCGATGACCTTTATCGGGCAGTTCGGTTTTAAATCCGGGCGCGACATCGACAAATTTGCAAACGTAAAGTTCGAGCGCGGCGCAACTGGCGCTCCGCTCATCGAGGACTGGACCATCGCCGCCTTTGACGCGGAGGTGGAGAAGGTCGTTGAGATGCCGAGCCACATAATGTTCGTTGGCCGCGTCATAAGCGCCAAATATTTCAAGGAGGCGATCCCGCTCACCTATGCGGATTACCACAGCCTCAAGAAAGGCAAGTCCCCGAAGACGGCGCCCACCTTCGGCTTCAACGCAGTAAAATAA
- a CDS encoding ferritin codes for MIISEKMQAALNGQIQAELDSAYLYLSMATWFDANDLPGCAHWMKKQFAEEQEHAQRFYNFISERGGRVILEAIPAPRCEWKCATEIFEQALGHEQKVTSLIYGLVDLSMELKDYATREMLNWFIKEQVEEEEQCMEIVAKFKRLGDIPISLVMLDKELGARA; via the coding sequence ATGATAATCAGCGAAAAAATGCAGGCGGCACTTAACGGACAGATACAGGCGGAACTTGACTCGGCTTATCTGTATCTCTCAATGGCTACATGGTTTGACGCAAACGACCTTCCCGGCTGCGCCCACTGGATGAAGAAGCAGTTCGCGGAGGAGCAGGAGCACGCACAGAGGTTCTATAACTTCATCTCTGAGCGCGGCGGCCGCGTCATTCTTGAAGCCATTCCCGCTCCGCGCTGCGAATGGAAGTGCGCTACGGAGATTTTCGAGCAGGCATTGGGCCACGAGCAGAAGGTGACCTCGCTCATCTACGGCCTCGTAGATCTTTCAATGGAACTCAAAGATTACGCGACGCGCGAAATGCTGAACTGGTTCATCAAAGAGCAGGTCGAGGAAGAAGAGCAGTGCATGGAGATAGTGGCGAAGTTCAAGAGGCTCGGCGACATTCCCATCTCTCTCGTGATGCTGGACAAGGAACTCGGCGCAAGAGCATAA
- a CDS encoding GNAT family N-acetyltransferase — protein sequence MEIRPVMLKDAEAIASIRRRDGVREGVLALSSDRISVTTDFISSLTSGDRAFVAEENGEAAAFAVIVKNREPHREHSASIAIMVDPDFQQMGIGHKLMRRIVECADDELKLHRLELLVLTDNERAISLYKKFGFMVEATKWHAAVVRGLFVNEYSMGRLRGEGK from the coding sequence TTGGAAATCAGACCGGTAATGTTAAAAGACGCGGAAGCAATAGCGTCCATCAGACGGCGGGACGGTGTCAGAGAGGGCGTGCTCGCTCTTTCCAGCGACAGGATCAGCGTTACGACAGATTTTATCAGCTCGCTCACAAGCGGTGACAGAGCCTTTGTCGCCGAGGAGAACGGAGAGGCTGCGGCCTTCGCCGTAATTGTGAAGAACAGGGAACCTCACAGGGAACACTCCGCCTCAATCGCGATAATGGTGGACCCAGATTTTCAGCAGATGGGCATAGGACACAAACTAATGAGGCGCATCGTGGAATGCGCGGACGACGAACTTAAGCTGCACAGGCTCGAACTGCTCGTGCTGACGGACAATGAGAGGGCTATCAGCCTCTATAAAAAGTTCGGCTTCATGGTAGAGGCCACCAAATGGCACGCCGCCGTTGTGCGCGGCCTCTTCGTAAACGAATATTCGATGGGACGCCTGCGCGGGGAGGGCAAATAG
- a CDS encoding GNAT family N-acetyltransferase produces the protein MRIRPVTQSDAESICKINDSVKGDKNLHITNSLFMDAESLIENLTALDHMMVLETETEPREICAAVLLIVNRQIFLRRMATLRIIVDPKWQGQGLGKLLMETALHLADDELMMERVEVEIPTDNVNALKLCKSTGFKVEGVAKDFMMTPDGRYVDAYLMAHCRNVK, from the coding sequence ATGAGAATACGGCCCGTAACGCAAAGCGACGCAGAAAGCATCTGCAAGATCAACGACAGCGTCAAAGGGGATAAAAATTTACACATCACAAACTCTCTTTTTATGGACGCGGAAAGCCTTATCGAAAATCTCACGGCGCTGGATCACATGATGGTGCTTGAAACGGAGACGGAGCCGCGCGAGATATGCGCCGCTGTGCTGCTTATCGTAAACAGGCAGATATTCCTTCGCCGCATGGCGACGCTTCGTATAATCGTCGACCCGAAATGGCAGGGACAGGGGCTTGGCAAGCTGCTTATGGAGACGGCTCTGCATCTCGCAGACGACGAACTGATGATGGAACGCGTTGAGGTGGAGATACCGACCGACAACGTAAACGCGCTCAAATTATGCAAATCGACCGGCTTCAAGGTCGAAGGCGTGGCAAAAGATTTTATGATGACGCCTGACGGCCGCTACGTCGACGCCTATTTGATGGCGCACTGCAGAAACGTAAAATAA
- a CDS encoding YjiH family protein — translation MLEKQHYTTSQLMHFIVPSFIGALVFLLPIPMNGSLNTILGIAIDWGKALLKPWLPGTAMVLVVLSAVASLWASMAKPEKVVANPFWGELLIVKPFWLASRLLGAALYIVIFFKIGPEVIWNMDNGGTPAIILAPALLIIFIVLAGVVPLLTDYGLMEYVGTYARPVMGPLFKLPGRSAVDCLASWVGSCSVAVVITTKVHDQGYYSDREASIITTAFSVISIAYIYVMADFVGLPNMYFQIMAAVYAVTFILALIMPRIWPLSSMPDTFSGKAGKQRIGDDIPAGYTLGEWGLKLAMERSSKQTTAMTVDSGVKTFVSLVVSTMPLVVAWGTVVLIIANNTPVFQVLSMPFAWCLSLMRIPEANQVAPAFLLAYADQFLAAVVGSGRTAVAAKFMCACISGTGLIYMTEVGVLILQSSIPLGFWKLTGIYFIRAVLSIFLLAPFAWYFC, via the coding sequence ATGCTGGAGAAACAACATTACACAACATCGCAGCTCATGCACTTCATCGTGCCGTCGTTTATAGGCGCGCTCGTATTTCTGCTGCCCATTCCGATGAATGGCAGCCTCAACACCATCCTTGGCATAGCCATCGACTGGGGAAAGGCGCTTTTAAAGCCGTGGCTTCCCGGAACGGCTATGGTCCTCGTCGTGCTCTCAGCTGTCGCCTCGCTCTGGGCCTCTATGGCGAAGCCTGAAAAGGTCGTCGCCAACCCGTTTTGGGGTGAGCTTCTTATTGTGAAGCCCTTCTGGCTCGCCTCGCGTCTTCTGGGCGCCGCGCTCTACATCGTCATTTTCTTCAAGATAGGCCCCGAAGTGATATGGAACATGGACAACGGAGGCACGCCCGCCATCATCCTTGCTCCCGCGCTTCTTATAATCTTCATCGTGCTTGCCGGAGTCGTGCCTCTTCTTACCGACTACGGACTTATGGAATATGTCGGCACCTACGCGCGTCCGGTTATGGGGCCGCTCTTTAAGCTGCCCGGACGTTCCGCTGTGGACTGCCTTGCCTCCTGGGTCGGAAGCTGCTCCGTCGCCGTCGTAATAACGACGAAGGTACACGACCAGGGCTACTATTCAGACCGCGAAGCTTCAATAATAACGACGGCCTTCTCCGTCATCAGCATCGCCTATATTTACGTAATGGCGGATTTCGTCGGACTTCCGAACATGTATTTCCAGATAATGGCGGCGGTATATGCCGTCACCTTCATACTGGCGCTCATCATGCCGCGTATATGGCCGCTCTCGTCAATGCCGGACACCTTCTCGGGCAAGGCGGGCAAGCAGCGCATCGGAGACGATATACCTGCCGGCTACACGCTCGGTGAATGGGGGCTGAAGCTTGCGATGGAGCGCTCCTCAAAACAGACCACGGCGATGACGGTGGACTCTGGCGTGAAGACCTTCGTTTCTCTTGTCGTCAGCACGATGCCGCTCGTTGTGGCGTGGGGCACGGTCGTGCTCATCATTGCGAACAACACGCCGGTCTTTCAGGTGCTTTCTATGCCCTTTGCGTGGTGCCTCAGCCTCATGCGCATCCCAGAGGCAAATCAGGTGGCGCCCGCCTTCCTGCTTGCCTACGCGGACCAGTTCCTGGCCGCTGTGGTGGGCTCTGGCCGCACGGCCGTCGCCGCGAAGTTCATGTGCGCCTGTATCTCTGGCACGGGGCTCATCTACATGACTGAGGTCGGCGTGCTTATCCTCCAGTCATCGATACCGCTTGGCTTCTGGAAGCTGACGGGGATATACTTCATCCGCGCGGTGCTTTCCATCTTCCTGCTTGCGCCGTTTGCGTGGTATTTCTGCTAA
- a CDS encoding FAD-linked oxidase C-terminal domain-containing protein yields MEYGYVTKEIIEQLADAVGAANVWTSEEKREACSRDETLTLRAEQRYMPEVVVAPCDAGQVSEILKIANRSKVPVTPRGGGTGLSGGALPLHGGIVISDERLCHIIEIDAENLVAVTEPGVITSEINAAAAEKGLAYTGYPMSVLSCHIGGNVAENAGGGNAVKYGVTMRYVVGLEVVLPTGEIITLGGKLMKDVSGYSLKELFVGSEGTLGYVTKIILRLQPLLNSRAALLALFSDTETAIRAVPKMMTGSGVVPSSIEYMDAYCYTKACGFLNEELPMEGVEAALLVEVDGGNQEALDMDIERAGEILSKEGALEIYVADTRSTRERIWAVRRNIDEALRVTDPVEADEDIVVPISKIPEMVRGIQEIESRRGVRIANFGHAGDGNLHPTILKPAAMSIDEWERVEAEIEWEIFKLTYELGGVISGEHGIGSKRRDYFAKLCPPQNIELMKKIKSALDPNGIMNPGKIFD; encoded by the coding sequence TTGGAATATGGATATGTAACGAAAGAGATAATAGAGCAGCTGGCGGACGCGGTCGGCGCAGCAAACGTCTGGACCTCGGAAGAAAAGCGCGAGGCCTGTTCGCGCGACGAGACGCTGACGCTCAGGGCCGAACAGCGGTACATGCCGGAGGTAGTCGTGGCTCCGTGCGACGCGGGCCAGGTCTCCGAAATATTAAAAATAGCAAACCGAAGCAAAGTCCCGGTCACTCCGCGCGGCGGCGGCACCGGACTTTCGGGAGGCGCGCTTCCGCTGCACGGCGGGATCGTAATTTCAGACGAACGCCTCTGCCATATAATCGAAATAGATGCGGAAAACCTTGTCGCAGTAACGGAACCAGGCGTAATCACAAGCGAGATAAACGCGGCCGCCGCGGAAAAGGGGCTGGCCTACACAGGATACCCGATGAGCGTGCTCTCCTGCCACATCGGCGGGAACGTCGCGGAAAACGCGGGCGGCGGAAACGCAGTCAAGTACGGCGTCACGATGCGTTATGTGGTAGGCCTTGAGGTGGTGCTCCCCACCGGCGAGATCATAACGCTTGGCGGCAAGCTGATGAAGGACGTCTCCGGCTACAGCCTGAAAGAACTTTTTGTGGGTTCGGAGGGGACTCTCGGATATGTGACGAAGATAATCCTGCGCCTTCAGCCGCTCTTGAACAGCCGCGCCGCGCTGCTAGCACTCTTTTCCGACACAGAGACCGCGATACGCGCCGTGCCGAAGATGATGACGGGAAGCGGCGTCGTGCCCTCTTCGATAGAATACATGGACGCCTACTGTTACACAAAGGCCTGCGGCTTCCTCAACGAAGAGCTGCCGATGGAGGGCGTGGAGGCGGCGCTGCTCGTTGAGGTGGACGGCGGAAATCAGGAGGCGCTCGACATGGACATAGAGCGCGCCGGCGAGATACTCTCAAAAGAGGGCGCGCTTGAGATCTACGTGGCCGACACGCGCTCTACGCGCGAACGCATCTGGGCGGTGCGCCGCAACATAGACGAGGCGCTGCGCGTCACGGACCCTGTCGAGGCGGACGAGGACATAGTAGTGCCGATATCAAAAATTCCTGAGATGGTGCGCGGCATCCAGGAGATAGAGTCGCGCCGCGGCGTAAGGATAGCGAACTTCGGGCATGCGGGCGACGGCAACCTTCATCCAACCATTTTGAAGCCCGCCGCGATGTCGATAGACGAGTGGGAGCGCGTGGAGGCTGAGATAGAATGGGAAATATTCAAACTCACCTACGAGCTGGGCGGCGTGATCAGCGGGGAGCACGGCATCGGCAGCAAACGCCGCGACTATTTCGCAAAGCTCTGCCCGCCGCAGAATATAGAGCTGATGAAGAAGATAAAGTCAGCGCTTGACCCAAACGGCATTATGAATCCGGGTAAAATTTTCGATTAA
- a CDS encoding YwbE family protein, with protein sequence MNGKNRADVRVGAKVKIVLKADQRSGKLTEGVVARLLTKSATHPHGIKVMLEDGQVGRVQEIE encoded by the coding sequence ATGAACGGAAAAAACAGAGCCGACGTCAGAGTCGGCGCGAAGGTAAAAATAGTCCTTAAGGCGGACCAGCGCAGCGGAAAGCTTACAGAAGGCGTCGTTGCGCGCCTTCTCACAAAAAGCGCGACGCATCCGCACGGCATAAAGGTGATGCTTGAGGACGGGCAGGTAGGCCGCGTCCAGGAAATAGAATAA
- a CDS encoding TSUP family transporter, translated as MGSEFTISASSMIILCFMVFLAGFVDASAGGGGIISLPAYIFTGMPAHYALGCNKFSSASGTTLAVFKFWKGGAVDMRAALIAAAGSFIGSAVGTKAALMLSDQTIKTMLLVILPCAAVIIMFRRNMGEADRSHEIGRAKATALAAVIGLLIGGYDGLFGPGTGTFAIIAFSMLMKYDLKTASGNAKILNLASNYASFITFAAAGTIIYSVAIPAALCNIAGSYFGSHCALTRGAKFIRPMMAAVITLIMLKLLWDILSH; from the coding sequence ATGGGCAGCGAATTTACAATATCAGCCTCTTCAATGATAATTTTATGCTTTATGGTCTTTCTTGCGGGATTTGTGGACGCCTCGGCCGGCGGCGGCGGCATCATATCGCTCCCGGCCTATATTTTTACGGGGATGCCTGCGCATTACGCGCTTGGCTGCAATAAATTTTCAAGCGCCTCCGGCACGACGCTTGCCGTCTTTAAATTCTGGAAGGGCGGCGCCGTGGATATGCGCGCCGCGCTTATCGCGGCGGCCGGCTCCTTCATCGGCTCCGCCGTCGGAACAAAGGCGGCGCTGATGCTGAGCGACCAGACGATAAAGACTATGCTGCTCGTCATTCTGCCATGCGCGGCCGTCATCATAATGTTTCGGCGCAACATGGGCGAGGCGGACAGGTCGCATGAGATCGGCCGTGCGAAGGCGACGGCCCTTGCCGCTGTCATAGGCCTGCTCATCGGCGGCTACGACGGGCTCTTCGGCCCTGGCACTGGGACATTTGCCATCATCGCCTTTTCGATGCTTATGAAATATGACTTGAAGACCGCCTCCGGCAACGCGAAAATTTTGAACCTGGCCTCGAACTACGCCTCGTTCATCACATTCGCCGCGGCCGGAACGATAATCTATTCCGTGGCCATACCAGCCGCGCTCTGCAACATCGCTGGCAGCTATTTCGGCTCGCACTGCGCGCTCACTCGCGGCGCGAAATTCATCCGTCCCATGATGGCGGCAGTTATCACCCTTATAATGCTGAAACTTCTCTGGGACATCCTTTCACATTAA